In Rickettsia endosymbiont of Gonocerus acuteangulatus, the following are encoded in one genomic region:
- the dnaQ gene encoding DNA polymerase III subunit epsilon produces the protein MSSLREIILDTETTGLDPKGGHRIVEIGAIEMVNKVLTGRHFHFYLNPERDMPFEAYRIHGISGEFLKDKPLFHTIADDFLEFIADSKLVIHNAPFDVKFLNHELSLLKRAEIKLLELEHAIDTLVMARSMFPGSKYSLDALCKRFKVDNSGRQLHGALKDAALLAEVYVELTGGRQSAFKMLDKAAKVNNLSYNRLDSQAHRNIPVIKPTKEELQKHKEFLSKILKTA, from the coding sequence ATGTCGAGTTTAAGAGAAATAATTTTAGATACGGAAACTACGGGACTTGATCCAAAAGGCGGTCACCGAATTGTTGAGATCGGTGCTATTGAAATGGTAAATAAGGTACTAACCGGCAGACATTTTCATTTCTATCTTAACCCAGAACGAGACATGCCGTTTGAGGCTTATAGAATTCATGGCATTTCCGGTGAGTTTCTAAAAGATAAGCCACTATTTCATACTATTGCAGATGATTTTTTAGAGTTTATTGCCGATAGTAAGCTTGTTATTCATAATGCACCTTTCGATGTTAAATTTCTAAATCATGAATTATCATTATTAAAAAGAGCTGAAATTAAACTCCTAGAACTTGAACATGCTATTGATACTTTAGTGATGGCTAGAAGTATGTTTCCTGGATCAAAATACAGCCTTGATGCTTTATGTAAAAGATTTAAGGTGGATAATTCCGGCAGGCAACTACATGGTGCTCTTAAAGATGCAGCTTTACTTGCTGAAGTATATGTAGAGCTAACCGGCGGTAGGCAGTCAGCTTTCAAGATGCTTGATAAAGCTGCTAAGGTAAATAATTTGAGCTATAATCGCTTGGATTCTCAGGCACATAGGAATATTCCCGTTATTAAACCGACAAAAGAAGAATTACAAAAACATAAGGAATTCTTAAGCAAGATTTTAAAAACTGCTTAG
- the coaE gene encoding dephospho-CoA kinase (Dephospho-CoA kinase (CoaE) performs the final step in coenzyme A biosynthesis.) — MLAIGITGSYASGKTFILDYLAEKGYKTFCADRCIKELYQDSKIQTGILKLLPELETFNIGKISNLIYNNDLAREKLQNFIYPLLIDKLIQFKQENVKSKFGFAEIPLLYEAKFDKYFDFVVTVHCSEEIRMQRATTRSSFDVEIYNKIKEIQLSQESKIAKADFAINSGVDMLDLEKQINNLITNLECRV, encoded by the coding sequence ATGTTAGCAATAGGTATTACCGGTAGCTATGCATCGGGCAAAACTTTTATTTTGGACTATTTAGCAGAAAAAGGATATAAGACTTTTTGTGCCGATAGATGCATAAAAGAATTATATCAAGATTCAAAGATACAAACCGGTATTTTAAAATTATTGCCGGAGCTTGAAACTTTTAACATTGGAAAGATTAGTAATTTAATTTATAACAATGATCTCGCACGTGAGAAATTACAAAATTTTATTTATCCATTGCTGATAGATAAGCTAATTCAATTTAAACAGGAAAACGTAAAATCCAAATTCGGATTTGCCGAAATACCGCTATTATACGAAGCTAAATTTGATAAATATTTTGACTTTGTCGTGACTGTGCATTGCTCTGAAGAAATAAGAATGCAAAGAGCAACAACCAGATCTTCTTTTGATGTGGAAATCTATAACAAGATAAAGGAAATTCAGCTTTCGCAGGAGAGTAAAATAGCAAAAGCAGATTTTGCTATAAATAGCGGCGTTGATATGTTAGACTTGGAAAAACAAATAAATAACCTAATAACAAATTTAGAATGTCGAGTTTAA